In Picosynechococcus sp. PCC 7002, the following are encoded in one genomic region:
- the ilvN gene encoding acetolactate synthase small subunit, giving the protein MKHTLSVLVEDEAGVLTRIAGLFARRGFNIESLAVGPAEKEGISRITMVVPCDEKEIEQVSAQLDKLIHVREVDDVTAKPCVERELMLVKVNADASQRSEVMQLVQVFRARIVDISDRTVTVQVVGDPGKMVAILQMLEKFGIIEVARTGKLALVRESGVNTEYLKSAGRKA; this is encoded by the coding sequence ATGAAACACACCCTCTCAGTTCTTGTTGAAGACGAAGCCGGAGTCCTCACCCGCATTGCCGGACTCTTTGCCCGTCGTGGTTTTAACATCGAAAGCCTCGCCGTTGGCCCCGCCGAAAAAGAGGGTATTTCCCGGATTACCATGGTTGTTCCCTGCGACGAAAAAGAAATTGAACAGGTTTCTGCCCAACTCGACAAGCTCATCCACGTGCGGGAAGTGGACGATGTCACCGCCAAACCCTGTGTGGAACGGGAACTGATGTTGGTCAAGGTCAATGCCGATGCGAGCCAACGCTCTGAAGTGATGCAATTGGTCCAGGTTTTCCGGGCGCGGATCGTCGATATTTCTGACAGAACCGTGACGGTGCAGGTGGTGGGTGACCCCGGCAAAATGGTCGCTATCCTTCAAATGCTCGAAAAATTCGGCATCATTGAAGTGGCGCGGACTGGAAAATTAGCCCTCGTCCGGGAATCTGGCGTAAACACAGAATATCTAAAATCTGCGGGTAGAAAAGCCTAA
- a CDS encoding TIGR04283 family arsenosugar biosynthesis glycosyltransferase, translated as MISVIMPVLNEAAGIVSCLQSLLQVPNPLEIIVVDGGSQDPTCDLVRQFPVTLCQTSGGRGKQMNRGAAIAQGDIFLFLHGDTQLPQDFAALVTETLADSQVVAGAFPLGIADSRWRFRALEKLVQWRSQLLALPYGDQAIFLRRQDFEALGGYAEIPIMEDYELMQRLRKRGKIRLTSQPVQTSARRWQRLGLWRTTWINQKMLLGYHLGIDPEILRHWYRQQIRDS; from the coding sequence ATGATTTCAGTGATTATGCCTGTTTTAAATGAGGCAGCTGGTATTGTCTCTTGTTTACAATCTTTGCTCCAAGTTCCCAATCCTTTAGAAATTATTGTTGTGGATGGGGGCAGTCAGGATCCGACTTGTGATCTAGTACGTCAGTTTCCGGTGACCCTTTGTCAAACCAGTGGGGGGCGCGGCAAACAAATGAATCGAGGGGCAGCGATCGCCCAAGGAGACATTTTTCTGTTTCTCCATGGCGATACCCAATTACCCCAGGACTTTGCTGCCCTTGTGACAGAGACCTTGGCGGATTCCCAAGTGGTGGCTGGAGCCTTTCCTTTAGGAATTGCCGATTCCCGGTGGCGATTTCGTGCCTTAGAAAAGTTGGTGCAATGGCGATCGCAACTTTTGGCTTTGCCCTACGGTGACCAGGCCATTTTTTTGCGGCGTCAGGATTTTGAAGCCCTGGGGGGTTATGCCGAAATTCCCATTATGGAAGACTATGAGCTAATGCAACGGCTGAGAAAACGGGGCAAGATTCGTCTGACAAGCCAACCTGTACAAACTTCGGCTCGCAGATGGCAGCGACTGGGTCTGTGGCGCACCACTTGGATTAACCAAAAAATGCTTCTCGGTTATCATCTCGGCATTGATCCAGAGATTCTCCGTCACTGGTATCGTCAACAAATCCGTGATTCGTAA
- a CDS encoding LabA-like NYN domain-containing protein, whose amino-acid sequence MLDHFGSDPVFSPEQVLENRGRVAIFIDGSNLFYAALQLGIEIDYSKLLYRLTGGSRLLRSFFYTGVDRANEKQQGFLLWMRRNGYRVIAKDLVQLPDGSKKANLDVEIAVDMMALVGSYDTAVLVSGDGDLAYAVDAVSYRGARVEVVSLRSMTSDSLINVADRYIDLEQIQTDIQKLHRGQFSEPRLMEDRGGGTIELPSHE is encoded by the coding sequence ATGCTGGATCACTTTGGTAGCGATCCGGTTTTCTCGCCTGAACAGGTACTTGAAAATCGAGGTCGTGTTGCGATCTTTATCGATGGTTCTAATCTATTCTATGCAGCGCTGCAATTAGGCATCGAAATCGACTACAGCAAACTTCTTTATCGTTTAACGGGCGGGTCACGGCTACTGCGGTCTTTTTTCTACACAGGGGTTGACCGGGCTAACGAAAAACAGCAAGGCTTTTTGTTGTGGATGCGCCGCAATGGTTATCGGGTCATCGCCAAGGATTTAGTGCAACTGCCGGATGGTTCGAAAAAAGCCAATTTGGACGTGGAAATTGCAGTGGATATGATGGCCCTCGTGGGCTCCTATGATACGGCGGTGCTCGTCAGTGGTGATGGGGATCTGGCCTATGCGGTGGATGCGGTCAGCTATCGGGGGGCACGGGTTGAGGTGGTTAGCCTGCGATCGATGACTAGCGATAGTTTGATTAATGTGGCAGACCGTTACATTGACCTAGAGCAAATCCAGACGGATATCCAAAAGCTCCATCGGGGCCAGTTTTCGGAACCAAGGCTAATGGAAGATCGTGGTGGTGGCACAATTGAGTTACCCAGTCATGAGTAA
- the infC gene encoding translation initiation factor IF-3: MKDKRRVKRDLPKINERIRFPNIRVISGDGEQLGIMTPAEALAIAEEEDLDLVLVSETAKPPVCRIMDYGKYKFEQEKRAREAKKKQHNADLKEVKMRYKIEEHDYQVRVNSAQRFLKSGDKVKATITFRGREIQHSNLAQKLLDRMAKDLEEVGEIQQRPKREGRNMMMILAPKKST; the protein is encoded by the coding sequence GTGAAAGATAAAAGACGCGTAAAACGTGACCTCCCGAAAATTAACGAAAGAATTCGTTTTCCAAATATCAGAGTCATCAGTGGAGACGGGGAACAACTTGGCATCATGACCCCCGCCGAGGCCCTGGCGATCGCCGAAGAAGAAGACCTCGATCTTGTCCTCGTCAGCGAAACCGCCAAGCCGCCAGTATGCCGGATTATGGACTACGGGAAGTACAAATTCGAGCAGGAAAAACGCGCCCGAGAAGCCAAAAAGAAACAGCACAATGCGGATCTCAAAGAGGTCAAAATGCGTTACAAAATTGAGGAACATGACTACCAAGTCCGGGTAAACAGTGCCCAGCGCTTCCTCAAATCAGGCGACAAAGTCAAAGCAACGATCACCTTCCGGGGCCGGGAGATCCAGCACTCCAACCTTGCCCAAAAACTGCTAGATCGCATGGCCAAAGACCTCGAAGAAGTCGGTGAAATTCAACAGCGACCCAAACGAGAAGGGCGTAACATGATGATGATCCTCGCCCCGAAAAAATCTACCTAG
- a CDS encoding YggT family protein: MNQYPNPNPQPEDDGSVNEVAKLRQEQQKVDAIRKRVLFRRIENSIYILVGLLEVLLVLRFFLRLSGANPENTFAKFIYALSGPFVSPFSTLFISPVERTDATLGTNIFDVNLLIAIVIYALLGFLASWIVRYIYRQVAPTDF, translated from the coding sequence ATGAATCAGTACCCCAACCCAAATCCTCAGCCTGAGGATGATGGCTCTGTGAATGAAGTCGCGAAACTGCGCCAAGAACAGCAAAAAGTGGATGCGATTCGGAAGAGGGTTTTGTTTAGGCGCATCGAAAATAGCATTTACATTCTCGTGGGTTTACTGGAAGTGCTGTTAGTCTTGCGGTTTTTCCTGCGGCTATCCGGCGCCAACCCAGAAAATACCTTTGCAAAATTTATCTATGCTCTTTCGGGGCCTTTTGTCTCGCCTTTTTCAACGCTGTTTATCAGCCCGGTAGAACGCACCGATGCAACCCTGGGCACGAATATTTTTGATGTCAATCTTCTCATTGCAATTGTGATCTATGCGCTGTTAGGCTTCCTCGCCAGTTGGATTGTTCGTTACATCTATCGGCAAGTGGCCCCGACGGATTTCTAG
- a CDS encoding alpha/beta fold hydrolase, with product MALQPWSQRIGSQRCWIWRGWQIRYSFWRTVPENRGRSPLVLLHGFGAALEHWRHLMPLLAQDRDVYALDLLGFGGSRKGRAEFGVPLWTAQLSDFLNLVVRRPVILLGNSLGSLVCANLGQDPKNRVEAIALMSVPDVAQRQAMLPKPLRPIVNGLERSAMQPWLLKLIFRVARRPFVLKNWLKLAYPSWPDIDAELLAIVQAPTLDQDAAQAFVALSRRVGQPGFAPPMATVFAKMPCPMLLLWGEQDRFVPVAIAPQLAAVNPRITLKILPGLGHCPHDEAPALIYELFSQWLEGASEL from the coding sequence ATGGCGCTTCAACCTTGGTCACAACGGATCGGGTCACAACGGTGCTGGATTTGGCGGGGCTGGCAGATTCGTTACAGTTTTTGGCGCACGGTTCCAGAAAACAGAGGGCGATCGCCCCTTGTCCTCCTCCATGGATTTGGGGCGGCCCTGGAGCATTGGCGTCATTTAATGCCCTTGCTGGCCCAGGATCGCGATGTGTATGCCCTGGATTTATTAGGGTTTGGGGGTTCGCGGAAAGGCCGTGCAGAGTTTGGCGTCCCCCTCTGGACAGCCCAATTGAGCGACTTTTTAAACCTTGTGGTGCGGCGTCCGGTAATTTTGTTGGGCAATTCCCTTGGTTCTTTGGTCTGTGCCAACCTGGGCCAAGATCCGAAAAATCGGGTCGAGGCGATCGCCCTGATGAGTGTGCCGGATGTTGCCCAACGCCAAGCGATGCTCCCCAAACCTCTGCGCCCGATTGTCAATGGTTTGGAGCGCAGTGCCATGCAACCCTGGCTCCTGAAACTCATCTTTCGGGTGGCGCGTCGTCCCTTTGTCCTGAAAAATTGGCTGAAATTAGCCTATCCTTCCTGGCCAGACATTGATGCCGAACTGTTAGCAATTGTGCAGGCCCCGACCCTGGATCAAGATGCTGCTCAAGCATTTGTTGCCCTGAGTCGCCGCGTCGGTCAGCCAGGCTTTGCGCCGCCCATGGCCACGGTTTTTGCGAAAATGCCTTGCCCAATGTTGCTGCTCTGGGGCGAACAGGATCGCTTTGTCCCCGTGGCGATCGCCCCCCAACTTGCCGCCGTTAATCCCCGGATCACCCTCAAGATTTTGCCCGGCCTTGGCCACTGCCCCCACGACGAAGCCCCGGCCCTCATCTATGAATTATTTTCCCAATGGCTAGAAGGTGCCAGCGAGCTATAG
- a CDS encoding serine/threonine phosphatase: MVVCPQCTQENPPENRFCQYCGSSLTRPCPHCETPVRLQQEQCESCQGWVSRPLTALILDAEAASCQARETLDEAGRYRLGDRPTVRAETFPWLTVIDTAPETPTILETALQELEITDPTQLADPDLWQDKEIPAIARQYLSLQDNFSAVPKLQEAWRQPEYQVLLFEQRPQPLTPLKTYCQAQTPLYEQLLQWCFQMVQLWRELVPLQCCQTILEPINLYLDEDQSLVVRQLLQDDPDHLPALQRLPQLWQDLFHLSAQPEWQPLYELTETAQIGGLDTVSRLKKALRALAPENTDDFYGEVEGELEAIELQPEDLTTLDDVLLSADLGPEDLAETPDGETATANSGSETEDSPQIEHSGGSIASGDFEPLDFPEEEEASTVVLPMNLVSLDDAGCTDIGQERDHNEDYFGMRTRIEKQENLLGRQIQGRGFYVVCDGMGGHAAGEVASALSVETIQAFFQEHWQDELPDEAVMRQAIWETNEAVYNINLKNSRSGSGRMGTTLVLMLVQDNQVAIAHVGDSRIYRVSRKGNLEQLTVDHEVGQRELHRGVTPEIAYGRPDAYQLTQAIGPRENSFVEPDINFFQVNEDSLFLLCSDGLSDNDLIETTWEEMLLPLLSARANLDEGVHRLIALANERNGHDNITAVLVRLRVRPNIGASSF; encoded by the coding sequence ATGGTTGTTTGTCCCCAATGTACCCAAGAAAACCCACCAGAAAATCGTTTCTGTCAGTATTGTGGAAGCTCTCTGACGAGGCCCTGTCCCCACTGTGAAACGCCCGTACGGTTACAGCAAGAGCAATGTGAATCTTGCCAAGGGTGGGTCAGTCGGCCTCTCACAGCCTTGATCCTGGACGCTGAAGCGGCATCTTGCCAAGCACGAGAAACCCTTGATGAAGCGGGTCGTTATCGCCTGGGCGATCGCCCAACGGTACGGGCCGAAACATTTCCTTGGCTCACGGTGATCGATACAGCCCCAGAAACCCCAACAATTTTAGAAACTGCCCTCCAAGAGCTAGAAATAACCGATCCCACCCAGCTCGCTGATCCCGACCTCTGGCAAGATAAAGAAATTCCGGCGATCGCCCGTCAGTATCTCAGCCTGCAAGATAATTTTTCTGCGGTGCCAAAACTCCAGGAAGCTTGGCGTCAACCAGAATATCAAGTGCTGCTGTTTGAGCAACGCCCACAGCCCCTCACGCCCTTAAAAACCTACTGCCAAGCACAAACCCCCCTCTACGAACAACTGCTGCAATGGTGTTTTCAGATGGTGCAGCTATGGCGAGAATTGGTGCCCCTCCAATGTTGCCAAACTATCCTTGAACCAATAAATTTATACCTCGACGAAGACCAAAGCCTCGTGGTGCGACAACTCCTCCAGGATGATCCAGACCATCTCCCGGCACTGCAGCGACTGCCTCAACTATGGCAAGATTTGTTTCACCTATCTGCACAACCAGAGTGGCAACCCCTCTATGAGCTGACTGAAACGGCCCAAATTGGTGGTTTAGATACCGTCTCCCGCCTAAAAAAAGCCCTCCGTGCCCTCGCCCCAGAAAATACCGATGATTTTTATGGGGAAGTGGAGGGAGAGTTAGAAGCCATCGAATTACAGCCAGAGGATTTAACCACCCTGGATGATGTGTTGTTGTCGGCTGATTTAGGCCCAGAAGATCTCGCAGAAACCCCGGACGGAGAGACAGCAACGGCCAATTCTGGATCAGAAACAGAAGACTCACCCCAGATTGAACATTCTGGAGGGAGCATCGCCTCGGGGGACTTTGAACCCTTGGATTTCCCAGAAGAAGAGGAAGCCTCAACGGTGGTCTTACCGATGAATTTGGTGAGTTTAGACGATGCGGGCTGCACGGATATTGGTCAAGAGCGGGATCACAACGAGGATTATTTTGGTATGCGTACCCGCATCGAAAAGCAGGAAAATCTCCTGGGTAGACAAATTCAAGGGCGCGGCTTTTATGTGGTCTGTGATGGTATGGGCGGCCATGCGGCGGGGGAAGTGGCCAGTGCCCTTTCTGTGGAAACGATTCAAGCTTTTTTCCAAGAGCATTGGCAGGACGAGTTACCGGATGAGGCCGTGATGCGCCAGGCCATTTGGGAGACCAATGAGGCGGTTTACAATATCAACCTGAAAAATTCCCGTTCTGGGAGCGGGCGCATGGGCACCACCTTAGTTTTGATGTTGGTTCAAGACAATCAGGTGGCGATCGCCCATGTGGGAGACAGTCGCATCTATCGTGTGAGCCGCAAAGGAAATCTCGAACAACTCACCGTTGACCATGAGGTGGGTCAGCGAGAATTACATCGGGGCGTCACCCCAGAGATTGCCTATGGGAGGCCCGATGCCTACCAACTGACCCAGGCCATTGGCCCCCGGGAAAATAGCTTTGTGGAGCCGGATATTAATTTTTTCCAGGTGAACGAAGATAGTCTGTTTTTGCTCTGTTCCGATGGCTTATCGGACAATGACTTAATTGAAACGACCTGGGAAGAAATGCTCCTCCCCCTCCTGAGTGCCCGGGCCAATTTAGATGAAGGGGTGCATCGCTTAATTGCCCTGGCTAATGAACGCAATGGTCATGACAACATTACGGCGGTGCTTGTGCGGTTACGGGTGCGTCCTAATATTGGGGCCTCAAGTTTTTAG
- the metG gene encoding methionine--tRNA ligase, which produces MTSPVRFALTTPLYYVNDVPHIGSAYTTMVADAIARFHRLKGDDVLFITGTDEHGQKIQRTAQEKGVDPQVHCDEIIGSFKDLWQHYNIQYDRFSRTTAPNHAKIVAEFFQRVWDNGDIYLAQQQGWYCVACEEFKEEKDLIKDHHCAIHTNKQAEWRDEENYFFRLSKYQAQLEALYSDNPDFIQPASRRNEVINFVKQGLQDFSISRVNLDWGFPVPTDENHTIYVWFDALLGYVTALLEDGEAATLENALKKWWPINLHLIGKDILRFHAVYWPAMLMSANLPLPDKVFGHGFLTKNGLKMGKSLGNTIDPIALVNQYGADALRYYFLKEVELGKDGDFNETRFVNVVNADLANDLGNLLNRTLGMLKKYCKSEIPNLDLGTIPVDHPLKALGETLGDRTCAAYDNLNFTAACQQVLALIQASNKYIDDRAPWALFKAGEQAQVEEILLTILESVRLAAYLLSPVIPNLSNQIYRQLGFPGDFNRPEDLVNLAPFASHSRWGLPWSERTLTKAQPIFARLEVPEASA; this is translated from the coding sequence ATGACTTCTCCCGTTCGTTTTGCCCTGACAACTCCCCTCTATTACGTCAATGACGTGCCCCACATTGGCAGTGCCTACACAACGATGGTGGCCGATGCGATCGCCCGTTTCCATCGCCTCAAAGGGGATGACGTGCTCTTTATCACAGGCACCGACGAACATGGCCAAAAAATCCAGCGCACTGCCCAAGAAAAAGGCGTTGATCCCCAGGTACACTGCGACGAAATCATCGGCAGCTTCAAGGATCTTTGGCAACACTACAACATTCAATACGACCGCTTTAGCCGCACCACCGCCCCTAACCACGCAAAAATTGTTGCTGAATTTTTCCAGCGGGTCTGGGACAACGGCGACATTTACCTCGCCCAACAGCAAGGTTGGTATTGCGTTGCCTGCGAAGAATTTAAAGAAGAAAAAGACCTGATCAAAGACCATCACTGCGCGATCCACACCAACAAACAGGCCGAGTGGCGGGACGAAGAAAACTACTTTTTCCGTCTGTCTAAATATCAGGCCCAACTCGAAGCCCTCTACAGCGACAATCCCGATTTCATCCAGCCCGCCAGCCGTCGCAACGAAGTGATCAACTTTGTAAAGCAGGGACTGCAGGATTTTTCAATTTCCCGCGTTAATCTCGACTGGGGCTTTCCGGTGCCCACCGACGAGAACCACACGATCTATGTTTGGTTTGATGCGCTGTTGGGTTATGTCACGGCTCTGTTAGAAGACGGGGAAGCAGCCACCCTCGAAAATGCCCTGAAAAAATGGTGGCCGATCAACCTCCATTTAATTGGTAAAGATATTCTGCGCTTCCATGCAGTTTACTGGCCAGCGATGCTCATGTCAGCAAACCTGCCCCTGCCCGATAAAGTATTTGGCCACGGCTTTCTCACCAAAAATGGTCTCAAGATGGGTAAAAGCCTCGGCAATACCATCGACCCGATTGCCCTAGTGAATCAATATGGTGCCGATGCCCTGCGCTACTACTTCCTCAAGGAAGTGGAATTAGGCAAAGACGGTGATTTTAACGAAACTCGCTTCGTGAATGTGGTCAATGCTGACCTGGCCAATGACCTGGGGAATTTGCTGAACCGCACCCTAGGTATGCTGAAAAAATACTGCAAAAGCGAAATTCCGAACTTAGATCTCGGCACTATTCCCGTCGACCACCCCCTCAAGGCCCTTGGGGAAACCCTTGGCGATCGCACCTGTGCCGCCTACGACAACCTCAACTTTACCGCCGCCTGTCAGCAGGTATTAGCACTCATCCAAGCCAGCAACAAATACATCGATGACCGCGCCCCCTGGGCCTTATTTAAAGCGGGAGAACAAGCCCAAGTCGAGGAAATTCTCTTGACGATCCTAGAATCCGTACGTCTGGCGGCCTATTTACTCTCCCCGGTGATCCCCAATCTCAGCAATCAAATTTATCGTCAATTAGGTTTCCCTGGGGACTTCAATCGCCCTGAAGACCTTGTCAATCTGGCTCCCTTTGCCAGCCATAGCCGCTGGGGTCTGCCTTGGTCTGAACGAACCCTAACGAAAGCCCAGCCTATCTTTGCCCGCCTTGAAGTCCCTGAAGCCTCCGCCTAA
- the lptC gene encoding LPS export ABC transporter periplasmic protein LptC: MVRLCRWKWGRSPKIFALALLLMGNLGGITACRNSPPATETEPQSQNSENRLIVEDALLEQSDAEGNILWKIQAEEAIYSQDRKAATLTKLVGNLYQDGEVILSLQANKGQVINDGDRIILESGVLVTDNRQGAVFETEKAEWEPANFILQITTGLQAKYPNGTLSAKQGKYFIDRQDLELADTVEVVIVEPPLQLQGSKLNWLVAEDKITAAEGLTVQRYTAETITDRLRADQGEAQLKAQKIIVSGNVLLNSLDPEIQFASGAATWDIQAGIITGQDSVQLTQTAERVQFRGNQGRYNLKTQQAQLSGAVRGTGEDPPTSLKANQVDWNLTAEEVVAVGNVVYEQTNPRVKLNGDRAVGKFKQNQLVVTGSAQKQVTTEVIP; the protein is encoded by the coding sequence ATGGTGCGTTTGTGTCGATGGAAATGGGGGCGATCGCCAAAAATATTCGCCTTAGCACTACTCCTGATGGGGAATCTTGGGGGAATAACGGCCTGTCGCAATAGCCCGCCAGCGACGGAAACAGAACCCCAAAGCCAAAATTCCGAAAATCGCCTCATCGTCGAAGATGCCCTCCTCGAACAATCCGATGCCGAGGGAAATATTCTCTGGAAAATCCAGGCCGAAGAAGCCATCTATAGCCAAGACCGCAAAGCCGCCACCCTCACCAAGCTCGTGGGGAATCTCTACCAAGATGGGGAAGTGATCCTCAGTCTCCAGGCGAACAAGGGCCAGGTGATTAACGATGGCGATCGCATTATCCTCGAATCAGGGGTTTTGGTTACGGATAATCGTCAGGGGGCCGTCTTTGAAACCGAGAAAGCCGAGTGGGAACCCGCCAATTTCATCCTCCAGATCACCACGGGTCTCCAAGCCAAATATCCCAACGGCACACTCAGCGCCAAACAGGGTAAATATTTCATCGATCGCCAGGATTTAGAACTCGCCGATACCGTCGAGGTGGTCATTGTGGAGCCCCCCCTCCAACTCCAAGGCAGCAAGCTCAATTGGCTCGTGGCTGAAGATAAAATTACCGCCGCCGAGGGCCTCACTGTCCAGCGTTACACCGCAGAAACAATCACCGATCGCCTCCGGGCAGATCAAGGTGAAGCCCAACTCAAAGCCCAGAAAATTATTGTCAGTGGCAATGTTTTGTTAAATAGCCTTGACCCAGAGATTCAGTTTGCCAGCGGAGCCGCCACCTGGGATATCCAAGCGGGTATCATTACAGGTCAAGATTCTGTACAACTCACCCAAACCGCCGAACGAGTCCAATTTCGAGGCAACCAAGGACGCTACAATCTCAAGACTCAACAGGCGCAATTAAGCGGTGCGGTCAGGGGAACGGGCGAAGATCCCCCCACCTCCCTCAAGGCCAACCAAGTGGATTGGAATCTCACCGCCGAGGAAGTGGTGGCCGTGGGCAATGTGGTTTATGAACAGACTAACCCACGGGTCAAACTCAATGGCGATCGCGCCGTGGGCAAATTCAAACAAAATCAATTGGTGGTGACAGGGTCGGCCCAAAAACAAGTCACCACAGAAGTCATCCCCTAA
- the mnmA gene encoding tRNA 2-thiouridine(34) synthase MnmA, translated as MGKVAVGLSGGVDSSVTAGILHRQGYTVEGVTLWLMKGKGQCCSEGMVDAADICEQLGIPHHIVDSRDLFQKYIVDYVVSGYEVGVTPLPCSQCNRMVKFGPMLQWAKAELGIDQIATGHYARIRYNDQTGRYELLRAVDRHKDQSYFLYDLTQEMLAGTLFPLGEMTKGETRQIAAEMQLSTAKKPESQDLCLIEAHGSMKTFLDKYIEQREGEIVDLDGKVLGHHTGIHHYTIGQRKGLGIAAPEPLYVVKLDNVMNRVVVSTRDRAGQSECTVQRMNWLALPGITSPIRAEVQVRYRSGAVPVTVIPLEGDRLKLVFEEPQFGITPGQAAVLYDGDRVLGGGIIEHPEAA; from the coding sequence ATGGGTAAAGTTGCAGTTGGGTTATCAGGGGGCGTAGACAGTTCCGTCACCGCAGGGATTCTCCATCGCCAGGGCTATACTGTCGAAGGGGTCACCCTCTGGCTGATGAAAGGTAAAGGTCAATGTTGCTCGGAGGGGATGGTGGATGCGGCAGATATTTGTGAGCAATTGGGCATTCCCCACCACATCGTGGATAGCCGTGATTTGTTTCAGAAATACATTGTTGATTATGTTGTGTCTGGGTATGAAGTGGGGGTGACACCTTTACCCTGTTCCCAATGCAATCGGATGGTGAAATTTGGGCCAATGTTGCAATGGGCCAAGGCAGAGCTGGGCATTGATCAGATTGCGACGGGCCACTATGCCAGAATTCGTTACAACGACCAAACCGGACGCTATGAACTGTTGCGGGCGGTGGATCGCCATAAAGATCAATCCTATTTTCTCTATGATCTCACCCAGGAAATGCTGGCGGGGACGCTGTTTCCTTTGGGGGAAATGACCAAGGGCGAAACCCGGCAAATTGCGGCGGAAATGCAGCTTTCGACGGCAAAAAAACCAGAAAGCCAAGACCTCTGCCTCATTGAAGCCCACGGCTCGATGAAAACTTTTTTGGATAAATATATCGAACAGCGGGAAGGGGAGATCGTCGATCTTGATGGGAAAGTACTGGGACACCATACGGGTATCCATCATTACACCATTGGCCAACGAAAGGGCTTGGGCATTGCCGCCCCGGAACCCCTCTATGTGGTGAAGCTAGATAATGTGATGAATCGGGTAGTGGTGAGTACCCGCGATCGCGCTGGTCAGTCTGAATGTACGGTACAGCGCATGAATTGGTTGGCGCTCCCAGGCATTACAAGCCCCATCCGCGCAGAGGTGCAGGTGCGTTATCGCAGTGGTGCGGTGCCTGTGACGGTGATTCCGCTAGAAGGCGATCGCCTCAAACTGGTTTTTGAAGAACCCCAATTCGGGATTACCCCTGGTCAGGCGGCCGTACTTTATGACGGTGATCGGGTGCTGGGGGGCGGCATTATCGAACATCCCGAAGCGGCTTAG